In the Candidatus Poribacteria bacterium genome, one interval contains:
- the rpsR gene encoding 30S ribosomal protein S18, whose product MAFRRRQRYHKIESFDYKDIDTLRKFINERGKIVSRRVTGLSAKQQRMVTRAVKRARNMALLPFTR is encoded by the coding sequence ATGGCATTCCGTCGCAGGCAGCGCTATCATAAGATTGAATCTTTCGATTACAAAGATATAGATACGCTGCGAAAATTTATTAATGAACGTGGCAAAATTGTGAGTCGTCGGGTCACAGGACTCTCGGCGAAACAACAACGAATGGTAACGCGTGCAGTCAAGCGCGCCCGTAATATGGCACTGTTGCCGTTTACGCGATAA
- a CDS encoding 50S ribosomal protein L9, which produces MEVILKQSVEGLGQPGDVLKVADGYARNYLLPMQLAVHATERNRRHLEHEKRIIDHQETKNKEHAREIAGQMAGVTCTLSRRAGENDRLFGSVTSMDIAENLRTQGFDLERRFFELSEPIRELGVFMVPVKLYTDVVVELRVVVEREA; this is translated from the coding sequence ATGGAAGTCATTCTAAAGCAGAGTGTTGAAGGTCTCGGGCAGCCAGGCGATGTATTGAAGGTCGCCGATGGCTACGCCCGTAACTATCTTCTTCCTATGCAGTTGGCGGTCCACGCAACGGAACGAAATCGCCGACACTTAGAGCACGAGAAACGGATAATCGATCATCAAGAGACGAAGAATAAAGAACATGCACGTGAAATCGCCGGACAGATGGCGGGTGTTACATGTACACTGAGCAGACGTGCGGGTGAGAACGATCGTCTCTTCGGATCGGTTACTTCTATGGATATCGCAGAAAATTTGCGAACGCAGGGGTTTGATTTGGAACGGCGGTTCTTTGAACTCTCAGAGCCGATTCGCGAACTCGGCGTATTTATGGTGCCGGTCAAATTATATACAGACGTTGTCGTCGAACTCCGCGTTGTTGTTGAACGTGAAGCGTAA
- the dnaB gene encoding replicative DNA helicase, whose translation MQAQLVDSLSDNEAEQAVLGAMMTEKSVIPPVITKLGQNADVFLTVDHQLIYSAILAVYDRVSKADPLLVADELKRISQLNRAGGTEYLYELQAPIVETESTEFYADILYEKATRRRLIRATAQIREMASDESVGIVDVLNQSQEAVFDLSQADTQRGFVAIRALLTESLDAVERLYHKKSRYLGVPTGFMDFDHLTSGLQPGNLIILAARPSMGKTTLVLNMAQNIALEEKRPVAIFSLEMPSQDITMRILASEARIDFTRLRTGNFGEDHWRPLFEAADRLTKAPILINDNRGLTVQSLRAEGRRLKGEYSDLALIIVDYLQLLRGTGRYHVREQEISEISRALKILAWELNVPIVACSQLSREIERRPDKRPQLSDLRESGAIEQDADLVAFLHRDDYYEDEDVADNRVEAYIMIKKQRNGPTGTVILYFTKSEMRFENPS comes from the coding sequence ATGCAGGCACAACTGGTTGATTCCCTCTCTGACAATGAAGCTGAACAAGCCGTCCTGGGGGCCATGATGACCGAGAAATCGGTTATTCCGCCAGTAATAACCAAGCTCGGACAAAATGCTGATGTGTTTTTAACTGTAGACCATCAGCTAATCTATTCAGCGATCCTTGCTGTCTATGACCGCGTTAGCAAGGCAGATCCGCTTCTTGTTGCAGATGAGTTGAAACGCATAAGCCAGTTGAACCGGGCTGGAGGGACGGAGTACTTATATGAACTACAGGCTCCGATTGTGGAGACGGAGAGTACGGAGTTTTATGCAGATATCCTGTATGAAAAGGCGACGCGCCGTCGGTTAATTCGAGCGACCGCTCAGATTCGCGAGATGGCCTCCGACGAGAGTGTAGGTATTGTTGATGTACTGAATCAATCACAGGAAGCCGTCTTTGATCTGAGCCAAGCAGATACACAACGCGGGTTTGTTGCTATCCGGGCATTACTCACAGAGAGTTTGGATGCAGTTGAACGTTTGTATCATAAAAAGAGTAGATATTTAGGTGTGCCGACCGGTTTTATGGATTTTGACCATCTGACGTCGGGGTTACAGCCCGGTAATCTTATTATCCTTGCCGCGCGACCGAGTATGGGAAAAACGACCTTAGTGCTGAACATGGCGCAGAACATTGCCCTTGAAGAAAAACGTCCAGTCGCCATCTTTAGTCTTGAGATGCCCTCACAGGATATCACGATGCGGATATTAGCCAGCGAAGCCCGGATTGATTTTACGCGGCTCCGAACCGGTAATTTCGGTGAAGATCATTGGAGACCCTTGTTTGAAGCGGCTGATCGTTTGACGAAAGCACCTATCCTCATTAACGACAATCGTGGACTTACGGTTCAGAGTTTACGAGCCGAGGGACGACGCTTAAAGGGCGAATACAGCGATCTCGCACTCATTATCGTTGACTACCTGCAACTCTTGAGAGGGACGGGTAGATATCACGTTCGCGAACAGGAGATCTCTGAAATCTCACGCGCTTTGAAAATCCTTGCCTGGGAACTTAATGTCCCGATTGTCGCTTGTTCGCAATTGAGTCGTGAGATTGAACGGCGCCCCGATAAACGTCCGCAGCTTTCAGATTTACGGGAGTCTGGAGCGATCGAACAGGATGCCGATCTCGTTGCCTTTTTACACCGGGATGATTATTACGAAGATGAAGATGTTGCTGACAATAGGGTTGAAGCGTACATCATGATTAAGAAACAGCGTAACGGACCAACAGGGACAGTGATTCTTTATTTTACCAAAAGCGAGATGCGGTTTGAAAACCCGAGTTAG